One region of Mycolicibacterium insubricum genomic DNA includes:
- the folP gene encoding dihydropteroate synthase, producing MSATFLGKPVAPDRALIMAIVNRTPDSFFDRGATFSDDAAKAAAHQAIADGGDVIDIGGVKAGPGQHVGADEEIARVVPFIEWLRGAYPEQLISVDTWRAEVAALACAAGADLINDTWAGADPRLPEVAAEFGAGLVCSHTGGAIPRTRPFRVNYGTSLTGVVDDVVAEVTAAAERAEAAGVSREAILIDPTHDFGKNTHHSLALLRHVKDLVNTGWPVLMALSNKDFVGETLGVDIDERLEGTLAATALAAADGAFMFRVHQVAPTRRVLEMVAAIAGTRPPARAVRGLA from the coding sequence GTGTCAGCGACGTTCCTGGGCAAGCCGGTGGCGCCCGATCGGGCGCTGATCATGGCGATCGTCAACCGCACCCCGGACTCCTTCTTCGACCGCGGTGCGACATTCAGCGACGACGCCGCCAAGGCCGCGGCGCACCAGGCCATCGCCGACGGCGGCGACGTCATCGACATCGGCGGCGTCAAGGCCGGGCCCGGCCAGCACGTCGGCGCCGACGAGGAGATCGCCCGGGTGGTGCCGTTCATCGAATGGCTGCGCGGCGCCTACCCCGAGCAGCTGATCAGCGTGGACACCTGGCGCGCCGAGGTCGCCGCCCTGGCGTGCGCGGCCGGCGCCGACCTGATCAACGACACCTGGGCCGGCGCTGACCCGCGGCTGCCCGAGGTCGCCGCGGAGTTCGGTGCCGGGCTGGTCTGCTCGCACACCGGCGGCGCGATCCCGCGCACCCGCCCGTTCCGGGTCAACTACGGCACGTCGCTCACCGGCGTCGTCGACGACGTCGTCGCCGAGGTCACCGCCGCCGCCGAACGCGCCGAGGCCGCCGGGGTGAGCCGCGAGGCGATCCTGATCGATCCCACCCACGACTTCGGCAAGAACACCCACCACAGCCTCGCCTTGTTGCGGCACGTAAAAGATCTCGTTAACACCGGATGGCCGGTCCTGATGGCGCTGAGCAACAAGGATTTCGTCGGGGAGACTCTGGGGGTGGACATCGACGAACGCCTGGAGGGCACCCTGGCCGCGACCGCGCTGGCCGCCGCCGACGGCGCCTTCATGTTCCGGGTGCACCAGGTCGCCCCGACCCGTCGGGTGCTGGAAATGGTGGCCGCCATCGCCGGCACCCGCCCCCCGGCGCGCGCCGTGCGAGGACTGGCGTGA
- a CDS encoding LOG family protein — translation MTQRPWAVCVYCASGPTHPELLQLADAVGRAIAELGWTLVSGGGNVSAMGALAGGARARGGHTVGVIPKALLHREVADVDADELVVTDTMRQRKQIMEDRADAFLTLPGGIGTCEELFETWTAGYLGMHDKPVVLLDPDGHYDGLLGWLEGLVSGGYVSAAAMKRLPVARNVTAALALCAPGGPLPAGR, via the coding sequence GTGACCCAGCGGCCGTGGGCGGTGTGCGTGTATTGCGCCTCCGGCCCGACCCATCCCGAACTCCTGCAGCTCGCCGATGCGGTCGGCCGCGCGATCGCCGAACTGGGCTGGACGCTGGTCTCCGGCGGCGGCAACGTCTCGGCGATGGGCGCGCTGGCCGGCGGCGCCCGGGCCCGCGGCGGACACACCGTCGGCGTCATCCCCAAGGCGCTGCTGCACCGCGAGGTCGCCGACGTCGACGCCGACGAACTCGTCGTCACCGACACCATGCGCCAGCGCAAACAGATCATGGAAGACCGCGCCGACGCCTTCCTCACCCTGCCCGGCGGCATCGGCACATGCGAGGAACTGTTCGAGACCTGGACCGCCGGCTACCTCGGCATGCACGACAAGCCTGTCGTGCTGCTGGACCCCGACGGCCACTACGACGGCCTGCTGGGCTGGCTCGAGGGCCTCGTCAGCGGCGGTTACGTGTCGGCGGCGGCGATGAAGCGCCTGCCGGTGGCCCGCAATGTGACCGCCGCGCTGGCACTGTGCGCGCCCGGCGGGCCGCTGCCTGCCGGGCGCTGA
- the dapE gene encoding succinyl-diaminopimelate desuccinylase has protein sequence MLDLHGDPIELTAALVDIPSVSRDEAHLADLVEAELREQTAGFEIVRNGDAVLARTHRGLPSRVLLAGHLDTVPIADNLPSHRDREYLYGCGTTDMKSGVAVFLHLAATLKDLAHDLTLVLYDCEEIEAAANGLGRIERELPDWLAADVAILGEPTGGYIEAGCQGTLRVVVTAAGTRAHSARHWMGDNAIHKLAPVLARLADYQPRDVDIDGCVYREGLAAVRIDGGVAGNVIPDAASVTVNFRFAPDRSPEQAFAHVREVFDGLDVTIELTDSAAGALPGLSRPAAAALVAAAGGAVRAKYGWTDVSRFSALGIPAVNFGPGDPNLAHRRDERVQMSLITDAVTLLRGYLTGHPA, from the coding sequence GTGCTCGATCTCCACGGTGATCCGATCGAACTGACCGCGGCGCTGGTCGACATCCCCAGCGTCTCCCGCGACGAGGCGCACCTGGCCGACCTGGTCGAGGCCGAACTGCGCGAGCAGACCGCCGGCTTCGAGATCGTCCGCAACGGCGATGCGGTGCTGGCCCGCACCCACCGCGGACTGCCCAGCCGGGTGCTGCTGGCCGGGCATCTGGACACCGTGCCCATCGCCGACAACCTGCCGTCGCACCGTGACCGCGAATACCTCTACGGTTGCGGCACCACCGACATGAAATCCGGCGTCGCGGTGTTCCTGCACCTGGCTGCCACCCTCAAAGACCTCGCCCACGACCTGACCCTGGTGCTCTACGACTGCGAGGAGATCGAGGCCGCCGCCAACGGGCTGGGCCGCATCGAGCGCGAACTGCCGGACTGGCTGGCCGCCGACGTGGCGATCCTGGGCGAACCGACCGGCGGCTATATCGAGGCCGGCTGCCAGGGCACGCTGCGCGTCGTCGTCACCGCCGCCGGCACCCGCGCCCACAGCGCCCGGCACTGGATGGGCGACAACGCCATTCACAAACTCGCCCCGGTGCTGGCGCGGCTGGCCGACTATCAGCCGCGCGACGTCGACATCGACGGCTGCGTGTACCGCGAGGGCCTCGCGGCGGTCCGCATCGACGGTGGGGTGGCCGGCAACGTCATCCCCGACGCCGCGTCGGTCACCGTCAACTTCCGGTTCGCCCCGGACCGATCCCCGGAGCAGGCGTTCGCGCACGTGCGGGAGGTGTTCGACGGCCTGGACGTGACGATCGAGCTGACCGACTCGGCCGCCGGGGCGCTGCCCGGCCTGTCCCGCCCGGCCGCGGCCGCCCTGGTCGCCGCCGCCGGCGGCGCGGTGCGGGCCAAATACGGCTGGACCGACGTGTCCCGGTTCTCCGCCCTTGGCATCCCCGCGGTCAACTTCGGACCCGGCGACCCCAACCTCGCGCACCGCCGCGACGAGCGGGTGCAGATGTCGCTGATCACCGACGCCGTTACCCTGCTGCGCGGCTACCTGACCGGGCACCCGGCGTGA